The following are encoded together in the Salvia hispanica cultivar TCC Black 2014 chromosome 6, UniMelb_Shisp_WGS_1.0, whole genome shotgun sequence genome:
- the LOC125195386 gene encoding alkane hydroxylase MAH1-like, with the protein MKEISRKIVVEKFNRSDIGFSNIQIEQLNPVVDERALILLSVNSDCWTDFELWEIHRKTIMAQFKRADFNEFIERTVWQKVEDGLFPVLDHFCGKKEGLDLQDVFQRLAFDNICKFVLGSDPCSLRVDLRVLPCEKAFSTLAEPLLRRHILPEWMWKVQRWLNVGDERIIAEAAAAFDDFIYPRAVVGGGGGDANVLRAFEKMYNERKSVAVSTASLGEFLKDSSLSLMFAGRDTTSTCLTWLFWLVAQDPVSERKILEELEAELGLNKKWRSFTAEESHELVYLHGALCESLRLFPPAALEHKAPMQPDILPSGHHLARNGKLILSFYSVGRMESVWGKDCLEFKPERWISPSGKIKHESSYKFPAFNAGPRACLGKDMAFIQMKMVAAAILYGYKVKVVEGQRVSPRDSIILHAKEGLKVLLCKRN; encoded by the exons ATGAAGGAGATTAGCAGAAAGATTGTTGTGGAAAAGTTCAACCGATCTGATATCGgattttcaaatattcaaatcgaGCAATTGAACCCAGTTGTTGATGAACGTGCCCTTATTTTGTTATCAGTTAATTCAGACTGTTGG ACCGACTTCGAGCTATGGGAGATTCACCGGAAGACCATCATGGCTCAGTTCAAGCGCGCTGATTTCAACGAATTTATCGAGAGGACCGTGTGGCAGAAGGTCGAGGACGGGCTATTCCCCGTCCTCGACCATTTCTGCGGGAAAAAAGAGGGTTTGGATTTGCAGGATGTTTTCCAGCGGTTGGCTTTTGACAACATATGCAAATTCGTGCTTGGGAGCGACCCTTGCTCTCTACGGGTGGATTTGAGGGTTTTACCTTGCGAGAAGGCGTTTAGTACGCTGGCGGAGCCGCTGCTGAGGCGGCATATACTGCCGGAGTGGATGTGGAAGGTGCAGAGGTGGCTCAACGTGGGCGACGAGAGGATCATTGCTGAGGCTGCTGCGGCGTTTGATGACTTCATCTACCCGCGTGCTGTTgtcggtggcggtggcggtgatGCGAATGTGCTGAGAGCGTTTGAGAAGATGTATAATGAGAGGAAATCGGTTGCGGTTAGTACTGCTAGTCTTGGAGAGTTTCTCAAGGATTCTTCTCTGAGTTTGATGTTTGCCGGGAGGGACACGACCAGCACGTGCCTCACGTGGCTCTTCTGGCTCGTCGCGCAAGACCCAGTGTCGGAGAGGAAGATTCTAGAAGAATTAGAAGCAGAGCTCGGTCTCAATAAAAAATGGAG aTCCTTCACTGCGGAAGAGTCGCACGAGCTAGTGTACCTACACGGAGCTCTATGCGAGTCGTTGAGGCTATTCCCTCCGGCTGCACTGGAGCATAAAGCTCCAATGCAACCAGACATCCTCCCGAGTGGGCATCACCTGGCTCGCAACGGGAAGCTGATCTTATCATTCTACTCAGTGGGAAGAATGGAGAGCGTGTGGGGTAAAGACTGCCTCGAATTCAAGCCGGAGAGATGGATCTCTCCGAGCGGGAAGATCAAACACGAGTCGTCGTATAAGTTTCCGGCGTTTAATGCGGGGCCGAGGGCGTGCTTGGGGAAGGACATGGCGTTCATACAGATGAAGATGGTGGCGGCGGCGATATTGTACGGATACAAGGTGAAAGTGGTGGAGGGGCAAAGGGTTTCGCCTCGGGATTCGATCATTTTACATGCTAAGGAAGGATTGAAGGTGTTGTTGTGTAAGAGAAATTGA